From Skermanella sp. TT6, a single genomic window includes:
- a CDS encoding UDP-N-acetylmuramoylalanyl-D-glutamyl-2,6-diaminopimelate--D-alanyl-D-alanine ligase: MARPPVLWTAGDVAAATNGTLHGSADALDWQATGVSIDSRTIQPGDLFIALKGPNFDGHGYVAQALAAGAAAALVSHRPDGVGPDAPLVMVEDTFAALQDLGSVARLRTGAKIVAVTGSVGKTSTKEALGTCLSALAPTFATAGSLNNHWGVPLSLARMPPDCTYAVFELGMNHAGEIGPLSRQVRPDVSVITTVEAVHLEHFPSVEAIADAKAEIFEGMAPNGAVVLNRDNPHYARLVAAARTRGLSRILGFGKAEDASARLADCSIHATCSAVNAVIKGEALQYCLALPGRHHVMNSLAVLLAVRALGGDVAAAARAMATLKPIKGRGARRRVRLAQGALTVIDESYNASPVSMEASFQVLAKGDPGVGGRRIAVLGDMLELGERSPLLHAALAEPLKAASVDLVFCAGPDMKRLFDRLPAALRGGWAPDSAALAPLVAGAVRAGDVLMVKGSAGSRMAAVVDAVAALDTGGDSDSNSRTTPDETPGEIPDDRAQRAARQG; the protein is encoded by the coding sequence ATGGCACGCCCCCCCGTTCTCTGGACCGCCGGCGACGTCGCCGCGGCGACCAACGGCACCCTGCACGGCTCCGCCGACGCCCTGGACTGGCAGGCGACCGGCGTGTCGATCGACAGCCGCACGATCCAGCCGGGCGATCTTTTCATCGCTCTGAAGGGTCCGAACTTCGACGGCCACGGATACGTGGCGCAGGCGCTGGCCGCCGGCGCGGCCGCCGCCCTGGTGTCGCACCGGCCGGACGGCGTCGGGCCGGACGCCCCGCTGGTCATGGTCGAGGACACCTTCGCCGCCCTCCAGGACCTGGGCTCGGTGGCGCGGTTGCGCACCGGCGCCAAGATCGTCGCGGTGACCGGGTCGGTCGGCAAGACCAGCACCAAGGAGGCGCTGGGAACCTGCCTGTCCGCGCTGGCGCCCACCTTCGCCACGGCGGGAAGCCTGAACAACCATTGGGGCGTGCCGCTGAGCCTGGCGCGCATGCCGCCGGACTGCACCTACGCCGTGTTCGAGCTGGGCATGAACCATGCCGGCGAGATCGGCCCGCTGTCCCGCCAGGTCCGCCCCGACGTCTCGGTGATCACGACCGTCGAGGCGGTCCACCTGGAGCATTTCCCGTCGGTCGAGGCGATCGCCGACGCCAAGGCGGAGATCTTCGAAGGCATGGCGCCAAACGGCGCCGTGGTGTTGAACCGCGACAACCCGCACTATGCCCGGCTGGTCGCCGCCGCCCGCACCCGCGGGCTGTCGCGCATCCTGGGCTTCGGCAAGGCCGAGGACGCCAGCGCCCGGCTTGCCGACTGCTCGATCCATGCGACCTGCAGCGCGGTCAACGCGGTGATCAAGGGCGAGGCGCTGCAATACTGCCTGGCGCTGCCCGGCCGCCACCACGTGATGAACAGCCTGGCCGTGCTGCTGGCGGTCCGCGCGCTGGGCGGCGACGTCGCCGCGGCGGCGCGGGCCATGGCGACGCTGAAGCCGATCAAGGGACGGGGTGCCCGCCGGCGCGTGCGGCTGGCCCAGGGCGCCCTGACCGTGATCGACGAGAGCTACAACGCCAGCCCGGTGTCCATGGAAGCGAGCTTCCAGGTGCTGGCCAAGGGCGATCCGGGCGTCGGCGGGCGGCGCATCGCCGTGCTGGGCGACATGCTGGAGTTGGGCGAGCGGTCGCCCCTGCTGCACGCGGCCCTGGCCGAGCCGCTGAAGGCCGCCTCGGTGGACCTGGTGTTCTGCGCCGGCCCCGACATGAAGCGCCTGTTCGACAGGCTGCCGGCCGCCCTGCGCGGCGGCTGGGCCCCGGACAGCGCGGCGCTGGCCCCGCTGGTGGCCGGGGCGGTGCGCGCCGGCGACGTCCTGATGGTCAAGGGGTCGGCCGGCAGCCGCATGGCCGCCGTGGTCGACGCGGTCGCCGCCCTCGATACCGGGGGCGATTCCGATTCGAACTCCCGAACGACTCCCGACGAAACTCCCGGCGAAATTCCCGACGACAGGGCGCAACGCGCCGCACGGCAGGGCTGA
- a CDS encoding UDP-N-acetylmuramoyl-L-alanyl-D-glutamate--2,6-diaminopimelate ligase encodes MRLTDLASSDTTQAAPLQARDPLIAGLTSDSRAVKPGFLFAALPGSKADGRAFVADAVARGAVAVLGPAGTVLPDGAPDGVAVIEDENPRRRLALMAARFYGRQPAHVAAVTGTNGKTSTVQFARQLWSLLGHRAASLGTLGITAPGMERYGSLTTPDTVSLHQALAELADVGIDHLAMEASSHGLDQHRLDGVAIETAGFTNLSRDHLDYHGSMEAYLAAKSMLFDRVLPPGGTAVLNADAPEFTHLSELCSRRGHRLIGYGTQAKELVLRDLIPLPHGQRLKLTVLGRDHDIDLPLAGRFQCMNALCALGMAIGTGTDPDEAAAALERLGGVRGRLELVAHHPSGAPIYVDYAHTPDALETVLRALRPHAAKRLVVVFGCGGDRDRGKRPVMGELADRLADRVIVTDDNPRTEAAEAIRREVMAGCPDAEEIGDRAAAIRAAVGDLAEGDVLVIAGKGHEQGQTVGTVVRPFDDADEARAALREALV; translated from the coding sequence TTGCGTCTTACTGACCTCGCCTCCTCCGACACCACCCAGGCCGCGCCGCTCCAGGCCCGCGATCCCCTGATCGCGGGCCTGACGAGCGATTCGCGCGCGGTCAAGCCGGGTTTCCTGTTCGCGGCGCTGCCGGGAAGCAAGGCCGACGGGCGGGCCTTCGTGGCCGACGCGGTGGCGCGCGGCGCGGTGGCGGTGCTGGGACCGGCCGGCACGGTGCTGCCGGACGGGGCGCCCGACGGCGTCGCCGTGATCGAGGACGAGAACCCCCGGCGCCGGCTGGCGCTGATGGCGGCCCGCTTCTACGGGCGGCAGCCGGCCCACGTCGCGGCGGTGACCGGCACCAACGGCAAGACCTCCACCGTGCAGTTCGCCCGCCAGCTCTGGTCCCTGCTCGGCCACCGGGCGGCAAGCCTGGGCACCCTGGGCATCACGGCGCCGGGGATGGAGCGCTACGGCTCGCTGACCACGCCGGACACCGTGTCTCTGCACCAGGCGCTCGCCGAGCTTGCCGATGTCGGGATCGACCATCTCGCCATGGAGGCGTCGAGCCACGGTCTCGACCAGCACCGCCTGGACGGCGTGGCGATCGAAACCGCAGGTTTCACAAATTTGTCACGCGACCACCTGGATTACCACGGCAGTATGGAGGCTTACCTCGCGGCCAAGTCGATGCTGTTCGACCGCGTCCTGCCCCCCGGCGGGACGGCGGTGCTGAACGCGGACGCGCCCGAGTTCACCCATCTGTCAGAGCTGTGTTCGCGGCGTGGTCATCGCCTGATCGGCTATGGCACACAGGCGAAGGAGCTTGTCTTGCGCGACCTGATCCCCCTGCCCCACGGACAGCGGCTGAAGCTGACCGTGCTCGGCCGGGACCACGACATCGACCTGCCGCTGGCGGGGCGCTTCCAGTGCATGAACGCGCTGTGCGCGCTGGGCATGGCGATCGGCACGGGCACCGACCCGGACGAGGCGGCGGCGGCGCTGGAGCGGCTGGGCGGCGTCCGCGGCCGGCTGGAACTGGTCGCCCACCACCCCTCGGGCGCCCCGATCTACGTGGACTATGCCCACACGCCCGACGCGCTGGAGACGGTCCTGCGGGCCTTGCGTCCCCACGCGGCGAAGCGGCTGGTGGTGGTGTTCGGCTGCGGCGGCGACCGTGACCGGGGCAAGCGGCCGGTCATGGGCGAGCTGGCGGACCGGCTGGCCGATCGGGTCATCGTGACCGACGACAACCCCAGGACCGAGGCGGCGGAGGCGATCCGGCGCGAGGTCATGGCCGGCTGCCCGGACGCCGAGGAGATCGGCGACCGCGCCGCGGCGATCCGCGCCGCCGTCGGGGACCTGGCCGAGGGGGACGTGCTGGTGATCGCCGGCAAGGGCCACGAGCAGGGCCAGACCGTCGGCACCGTGGTACGGCCGTTCGACGACGCCGACGAGGCGCGCGCCGCCCTGCGGGAGGCCCTGGTCTGA
- a CDS encoding peptidoglycan D,D-transpeptidase FtsI family protein: MTDIHASRHWHTDRPEAAPAPRAAERRAGSRAAQALDQARSRLMVTVAVFALAFGAVGVKLVDATVMSQGGDTGLAQAASAHAIPASRADIVDRNGVLLASSLATASLHADPKLVINPLEATQKLTSVLTDLDYQDTLAKLKSDKRFVWIRRNLSPREHYEVNRLGIPGLYFQREERRVYPNANLTAHVVGFTGVDNNGLMGIEQSFDSRLRSSSEPVQLSLDVRLQHLVKRELQNAVDEFQALGGAGMIMDVKTGEVLAMVSLPDFDPHSPTSDENARFNRNTLGVYEMGSTFKIFNSALALESGKIRMGDSFDATKSVRVGRFTISDYHGKNRWLTVPEVFMYSSNIGSVRMAMEVGTPAQRALMDKLGLLKRSPIEIPEVGAPMVPNPWREASTMTISFGHGLSVSPIQMASATAASVNGGLLHPPTLLRRNPGDPVPAERVISPQTSDQIRRLMRLVVTQGTATGAAAPGYVVGGKTGTAEKTSGRGYAKKALLSSFIGAFPIQDPRYLVMAMVDEPKGNKRTYGYATGGWVAAPLAGRIIQQMGPLMGISPIDETRPDIRTATEIHLNPRGSTLASY, translated from the coding sequence ATGACCGACATCCACGCGTCACGCCACTGGCACACGGACCGCCCGGAAGCGGCGCCGGCTCCCCGCGCCGCCGAGCGGCGCGCCGGGAGCCGCGCCGCGCAGGCGCTGGACCAGGCGCGCAGCCGGCTGATGGTGACCGTCGCGGTCTTCGCGCTCGCCTTCGGCGCGGTCGGCGTCAAGCTGGTCGACGCCACCGTGATGAGCCAGGGGGGCGACACGGGGCTGGCGCAGGCCGCTTCCGCCCATGCCATCCCGGCCAGCCGCGCCGACATCGTGGACCGCAACGGCGTGCTGCTGGCGAGCTCGCTGGCGACCGCGTCGCTGCACGCCGACCCCAAGCTGGTGATCAACCCGCTGGAGGCGACGCAGAAGCTGACCTCGGTGCTGACCGACCTGGATTACCAGGACACCCTGGCCAAGCTGAAGAGCGACAAGCGGTTCGTCTGGATCCGGCGGAACCTGTCGCCGCGCGAGCACTACGAGGTCAACCGGCTCGGCATCCCCGGCCTCTACTTCCAGCGCGAGGAGCGACGGGTCTACCCGAACGCCAACCTGACCGCCCATGTCGTCGGCTTCACCGGAGTCGACAACAACGGCCTGATGGGGATCGAGCAGTCGTTCGACAGCCGCCTGAGGTCGTCGAGCGAGCCGGTCCAGCTCTCTCTCGACGTGCGCCTCCAGCACCTGGTCAAGCGGGAGCTCCAGAACGCCGTGGACGAGTTCCAGGCCCTGGGCGGCGCCGGGATGATCATGGACGTCAAGACCGGCGAGGTCCTGGCGATGGTCTCGCTGCCGGACTTCGACCCCCACTCCCCGACCAGCGACGAGAACGCGCGCTTCAACCGCAACACGCTCGGCGTGTACGAGATGGGCTCGACGTTCAAGATCTTCAATTCGGCCCTCGCCCTGGAGTCGGGCAAGATCCGCATGGGCGACAGCTTCGACGCGACCAAGTCGGTGCGGGTCGGGCGGTTCACGATCAGCGACTACCACGGCAAGAACCGCTGGCTGACCGTCCCCGAAGTCTTCATGTACTCGTCCAACATCGGGTCGGTCCGGATGGCGATGGAGGTCGGCACGCCGGCCCAGCGCGCGCTGATGGACAAGCTCGGCCTGCTCAAGCGGTCGCCGATCGAGATCCCCGAGGTCGGAGCGCCGATGGTGCCCAATCCCTGGCGCGAAGCCAGCACGATGACGATCTCCTTCGGCCACGGCCTGTCGGTCAGCCCGATCCAGATGGCGTCGGCCACCGCCGCCTCGGTCAATGGCGGCCTGCTGCACCCGCCGACCCTGCTGCGGCGGAACCCCGGCGATCCGGTACCCGCGGAACGCGTAATTTCGCCACAAACCTCGGACCAAATCCGCCGGCTGATGCGCCTGGTCGTGACCCAGGGCACGGCGACCGGAGCGGCCGCCCCCGGCTACGTGGTCGGCGGCAAGACGGGCACCGCGGAGAAGACCAGTGGGCGTGGCTATGCGAAGAAGGCCTTGTTGTCGTCGTTCATCGGTGCCTTTCCGATCCAGGATCCCCGCTATCTCGTGATGGCCATGGTCGACGAGCCGAAAGGCAACAAGCGCACCTACGGCTACGCCACCGGCGGCTGGGTCGCGGCTCCGCTGGCCGGCAGGATCATCCAGCAGATGGGTCCCCTGATGGGCATCAGCCCGATCGACGAGACCCGGCCCGACATCCGCACGGCGACCGAAATCCATCTCAATCCCCGGGGAAGCACCCTTGCGTCTTACTGA
- the rsmH gene encoding 16S rRNA (cytosine(1402)-N(4))-methyltransferase RsmH, which yields MATAYQHVPVLLEEVVAALAPRDGGVYVDGTFGRGGYARAILAAADCTVWGIDRDPAAVAAGSALAEEFPRRLNVIEGPFGRMDALLRDAGVEGVDGVTLDLGVSSPQIDDPARGFSFRADGPLDMRMGNHGMTAADAVNSLGETELADVIYRLGEERMSRRVARAIVAARAEEPIDRTARLAEIVRRVVPKSRDGIDPATRTFQALRLYVNDELGELDRGLAASERLLRPGGRLAVVSFHSLEDRRVKEFLRRRSGNSPAPSRHAPVERTAEAAPTFRLISRKPVTPGDTELVNNPRARSARLRAAERTKAPAFEEAA from the coding sequence ATGGCGACGGCTTACCAACATGTCCCGGTCCTGCTGGAAGAGGTGGTGGCGGCCCTGGCCCCCCGGGACGGCGGCGTCTACGTGGACGGCACCTTCGGCCGCGGCGGCTACGCCCGCGCGATCCTGGCCGCCGCGGACTGCACCGTCTGGGGGATCGACCGCGACCCGGCGGCGGTCGCCGCGGGCTCGGCCCTGGCGGAGGAGTTCCCCCGTCGGTTGAACGTCATAGAAGGCCCGTTCGGCCGGATGGACGCGCTTCTGCGCGACGCCGGGGTGGAGGGCGTCGACGGCGTCACGCTGGACCTGGGCGTCTCGTCGCCGCAGATCGACGACCCGGCGCGCGGCTTCTCGTTCCGCGCCGACGGCCCGCTCGACATGCGCATGGGAAATCATGGGATGACGGCCGCCGACGCGGTCAATTCCCTGGGAGAGACCGAACTGGCCGACGTGATCTACCGCCTGGGCGAGGAACGGATGTCGCGCCGGGTCGCCCGCGCGATCGTGGCCGCCCGCGCCGAGGAGCCGATCGACCGGACCGCCCGGCTGGCGGAGATCGTCCGGCGGGTGGTCCCGAAGAGCCGCGACGGCATCGATCCGGCGACCCGGACATTCCAGGCGCTCCGCCTCTACGTCAACGACGAGCTGGGCGAGCTGGACCGGGGCCTGGCCGCGTCGGAGCGGCTGCTGCGTCCCGGCGGGCGGCTGGCGGTGGTCTCCTTCCACTCGCTGGAAGACCGCCGGGTCAAGGAATTCCTGCGGCGGCGGTCGGGCAACAGCCCGGCCCCGTCGCGCCACGCACCGGTGGAGCGGACGGCCGAAGCGGCGCCGACGTTCCGCCTGATCTCCCGCAAGCCGGTGACCCCCGGCGACACGGAACTCGTCAACAATCCCCGCGCCCGGTCAGCCCGGCTGCGCGCGGCCGAACGCACGAAGGCACCGGCCTTCGAGGAGGCAGCATGA
- a CDS encoding division/cell wall cluster transcriptional repressor MraZ, protein MPASFRGVLAKDSPEGVASSVIVFRSLQFSALEACSPEHMDRLAETLDQMDIPPEEKDLFQATIFAGSIQLGIDAEGRILIPQDMLDFAGITEQASFVANNKTFQIWEPAAHAARMEEARKLSRAAGLSLSSISLSGRRPAAAPAKE, encoded by the coding sequence GTGCCAGCTTCCTTTCGGGGCGTGCTGGCCAAGGACTCCCCCGAAGGCGTTGCGTCCAGCGTGATCGTGTTCCGCTCCCTACAGTTTTCTGCACTCGAAGCGTGTAGCCCGGAGCATATGGACAGGCTGGCCGAAACACTGGATCAAATGGACATCCCGCCGGAAGAGAAGGACCTCTTCCAGGCGACGATCTTCGCCGGCTCGATCCAGCTGGGGATCGACGCCGAGGGACGGATCCTGATCCCCCAGGACATGCTCGATTTCGCCGGGATCACCGAGCAGGCCTCGTTCGTGGCCAACAACAAGACCTTCCAGATCTGGGAGCCCGCGGCCCATGCCGCCCGCATGGAGGAGGCGCGCAAGCTCAGCCGCGCCGCCGGCCTGTCGCTCAGCAGCATCAGCCTGTCGGGCCGCCGGCCCGCCGCCGCCCCGGCGAAGGAATAG
- a CDS encoding N-acetylmuramoyl-L-alanine amidase yields the protein MTLSPNHGPRPDGVPVDILLVHYTGMPTGSGALERLCDPASQVSAHYLVDEDGTVTALVPEERRAWHAGVGCWHGERDINSRSIGVELVNPGHEWGYRPFPAAQMEAFAALARGILDRHGISPHRVLAHSDVAPARKEDPGELFDWRGLAARGIGLWPEPDARDDGPGYAVAEAQDLLARFGYDVAASGVLDAPTRIAATAFQRHFIPDRVAFGLDRTFMRVLRAAVRQAEALASR from the coding sequence ATGACGCTCTCCCCCAACCATGGACCGCGCCCCGACGGCGTGCCGGTCGATATCCTGCTGGTCCACTACACCGGCATGCCGACGGGGTCCGGGGCCCTGGAGCGGCTGTGCGATCCGGCTTCCCAGGTCAGCGCGCACTATCTGGTGGACGAGGACGGGACGGTGACCGCCCTGGTGCCGGAGGAGCGGCGGGCGTGGCATGCCGGCGTCGGCTGCTGGCACGGCGAGCGCGACATCAACAGCCGCTCGATCGGGGTGGAGCTGGTGAACCCCGGGCACGAATGGGGCTACCGCCCCTTCCCGGCGGCCCAGATGGAGGCGTTCGCCGCCCTAGCGCGGGGCATCCTGGATCGGCATGGGATTTCGCCCCACCGGGTGCTCGCCCACTCCGACGTGGCGCCGGCCCGCAAGGAGGATCCCGGCGAACTGTTCGACTGGCGGGGACTGGCGGCACGGGGGATCGGGCTGTGGCCGGAGCCGGACGCGCGCGACGACGGACCGGGCTATGCGGTGGCGGAAGCGCAGGACCTGCTGGCCCGGTTCGGCTACGACGTCGCGGCGTCGGGCGTGCTGGACGCCCCGACCCGGATTGCGGCGACGGCGTTCCAGCGCCATTTCATCCCCGACCGGGTGGCGTTCGGCCTGGACCGGACCTTCATGCGCGTGCTCCGGGCGGCCGTGCGGCAGGCGGAAGCCCTCGCTTCCCGCTGA
- a CDS encoding DMT family transporter has protein sequence MSPRDIAATLVVMVIWGLNFAVAKYGLREFSPMLLMSLRFAMVAVMLLPFVAVPWGRMKEILVLSVLLGGLHFPLMFTGLTRVDAAAASIAIQLQVPFSSILAAILYKDKLGWRRGLGMAISFGGVIVIAGEPRALDGSWYLGLVVVAALIFSIVNIQIRRIGSINGFSLNAWMSVMAAPQLIAVSLLMETGQIEQIRAASWLGWGSIAYMAIMVTIVSYALWYPLVRRYPVNQTMPWTLLVPVFGVLSGVLLLGEPLTPAMVVGGSLTLVGVAVIMIRKAPKQNQNQSAT, from the coding sequence TTGAGCCCCCGGGACATCGCGGCCACCCTGGTCGTCATGGTGATCTGGGGCCTCAACTTCGCCGTGGCCAAGTACGGCCTGCGCGAGTTCTCGCCCATGCTGCTGATGAGCCTGCGGTTCGCCATGGTGGCGGTCATGCTGCTGCCGTTCGTGGCGGTGCCGTGGGGACGCATGAAGGAGATCCTCGTGCTGTCGGTGCTGCTGGGCGGCCTGCATTTCCCGCTGATGTTCACCGGGCTCACCCGGGTGGACGCGGCCGCGGCCTCGATCGCGATCCAGCTCCAGGTGCCGTTCTCCTCCATCCTCGCGGCGATCCTGTACAAGGACAAGCTGGGCTGGCGGCGCGGGCTGGGCATGGCGATCTCGTTCGGCGGCGTGATCGTGATCGCCGGCGAGCCCCGGGCCCTGGACGGAAGCTGGTACCTGGGGCTGGTGGTGGTGGCCGCGCTGATCTTCTCCATCGTCAACATCCAGATCCGCCGGATCGGCTCGATCAACGGCTTCTCGCTGAATGCCTGGATGTCGGTCATGGCGGCGCCCCAGCTGATCGCCGTCTCGCTGCTGATGGAGACCGGGCAGATCGAGCAGATCAGGGCGGCGTCCTGGCTCGGCTGGGGCAGCATCGCCTACATGGCGATCATGGTCACCATCGTGTCCTACGCGCTCTGGTATCCTCTGGTCCGCCGCTATCCGGTCAACCAGACCATGCCCTGGACGCTGCTGGTGCCGGTGTTCGGCGTGCTGTCCGGCGTCCTGCTGCTGGGCGAGCCGCTGACGCCCGCCATGGTGGTCGGCGGCTCCCTGACGCTGGTCGGCGTCGCGGTGATCATGATCCGGAAGGCTCCGAAGCAGAACCAGAACCAGTCGGCGACATGA
- a CDS encoding ATP-binding cassette domain-containing protein, with product MAANPPLVALMGATVTFGGLPVFEKIDLGIARGDKVCLVGRNGSGKSTLMKLLAGQIAPDDGERFLQPGARVAYLAQEPSFEGYATVHDFVAEGLPPDDQDALHRVDAVLDRLALAVDRSPASLSGGEARRAALGRALVSAPDVLLLDEPTNHLDLPTIEWLEGELQSYRGGLLLISHDRAFLSKLSRRTLWLDRGGIRETERGFAEFEAWQQEVFASEEIAAHKLDRKIAAETQWMREGISARRTRNMGRVRALQQLRTDRAERVRGGQQVKLGVAEGEASGRMVIEAEHVAKGFDAPDGRREVARDFSTRILRGDRVGLIGPNGAGKTTLLKILTGQMPPDSGTVRLGVNLQPVYFDQRRAALDPDATIHQTLCPFGGDSVSVGGQSRHVASYMRDFLFDPKLKDTPTRALSGGERNRLLLATLFARPSNLMILDEPTNDLDMDTLDLLEEVLSDYDGTLLLVSHDRDFLDRLVTSVIAVEGAGEVQEYVGGYSDYVTQRPDRAVPDAGKTRKKDAGPPAEAKQRRKLSYQQQRELDQLPKRMEDLGGKIKAAEAKLADADFFGRDPAGFQKTSEGLGKLQAELEAAEERWLELEALREELEASS from the coding sequence ATGGCAGCTAATCCTCCCCTGGTCGCGCTGATGGGCGCCACGGTCACCTTCGGCGGTCTGCCGGTGTTCGAGAAGATCGATCTCGGCATCGCGCGGGGCGACAAGGTGTGCCTGGTCGGACGCAACGGCAGCGGCAAATCCACCCTCATGAAGCTGTTGGCGGGGCAGATCGCCCCGGACGACGGCGAACGTTTCCTCCAGCCCGGCGCGCGCGTGGCCTATCTGGCGCAGGAACCCTCGTTCGAGGGTTACGCGACGGTCCACGACTTCGTCGCCGAAGGGCTGCCGCCGGACGACCAGGACGCGCTCCACCGGGTCGACGCGGTGCTCGACCGGCTGGCGCTGGCGGTCGACCGGTCGCCCGCCAGCCTGTCCGGCGGCGAGGCACGCCGCGCGGCGCTGGGACGGGCGCTGGTCTCCGCTCCCGACGTGCTGCTGCTGGACGAGCCGACCAACCACCTGGACCTGCCGACGATCGAGTGGCTGGAAGGGGAACTCCAGTCCTATCGCGGCGGGCTGCTGCTGATCAGCCACGACCGCGCCTTCCTGTCGAAGCTGTCCCGGCGGACCCTGTGGCTCGACCGCGGCGGCATCCGCGAGACCGAGCGCGGCTTCGCGGAGTTCGAGGCCTGGCAGCAGGAGGTCTTCGCGTCGGAGGAGATCGCCGCCCACAAGCTGGACCGCAAGATCGCCGCCGAGACCCAGTGGATGCGGGAGGGCATCAGCGCCCGCCGGACCCGCAACATGGGCCGGGTCCGGGCCCTGCAGCAGCTTCGCACCGACCGCGCCGAACGGGTGCGCGGCGGCCAGCAGGTCAAGCTGGGGGTCGCCGAGGGCGAGGCCAGCGGGCGCATGGTGATCGAGGCGGAGCACGTCGCCAAGGGCTTCGACGCGCCGGACGGACGGCGGGAGGTCGCCAGGGATTTCTCGACCCGCATCCTGCGCGGCGACCGGGTCGGCCTGATCGGCCCGAACGGCGCCGGCAAGACCACGCTCCTGAAGATCCTGACCGGCCAGATGCCGCCCGATTCGGGGACGGTGCGGCTGGGCGTCAACCTGCAGCCGGTCTATTTCGACCAGCGCCGCGCCGCGCTCGATCCGGACGCCACGATCCATCAGACGCTCTGCCCGTTCGGCGGTGACAGCGTGTCGGTCGGCGGGCAGTCGCGGCACGTCGCGTCCTACATGCGGGACTTCCTGTTCGATCCCAAGCTGAAGGACACGCCGACCCGGGCGCTGTCCGGCGGCGAGCGGAACCGGCTGCTGCTGGCGACCCTGTTCGCCCGGCCGTCGAACCTGATGATCCTGGACGAGCCGACCAACGACCTGGACATGGACACGCTGGACCTGCTGGAAGAGGTCCTCAGCGACTATGACGGTACCCTGCTGCTGGTCAGCCACGACCGCGACTTCCTGGACCGGCTGGTGACCTCGGTCATCGCGGTGGAGGGAGCCGGCGAGGTCCAGGAATATGTCGGCGGATACTCGGACTATGTCACCCAGCGCCCGGACCGCGCGGTACCGGACGCGGGCAAGACCCGGAAGAAGGACGCGGGCCCGCCGGCCGAGGCCAAGCAGCGCCGCAAGCTGAGCTACCAGCAGCAGCGCGAGCTGGACCAGCTGCCGAAGCGGATGGAGGATCTGGGCGGAAAGATCAAGGCGGCGGAGGCGAAGCTGGCCGACGCCGATTTCTTCGGCCGGGACCCCGCCGGATTCCAGAAGACCAGCGAAGGCCTGGGCAAGCTCCAGGCGGAGCTGGAGGCGGCGGAGGAACGCTGGCTCGAACTGGAGGCGCTGCGGGAAGAACTGGAAGCCTCCTCTTGA
- a CDS encoding TerB family tellurite resistance protein, translating into MSIWGKVLGGAAGFAIGGPIGGLLGAVAGHAVDLYREDEEGETDATQQIAFTIGVIALGAKMAKVDGVVTRHEVNAFKQVFKIPPDEMKNVGRIFDLARRDSQGWEPYANQIAKLLADRPAVLEDLLDGLFHIARADGELREAEIGYLEGIAKVFGFSDRDFLRIRASNGCAPKDDPYAVLGLTPDASDEEIKAAHRGLVRDHHPDRLIAQGLPQDFVDIANDKLAAINAAHDRIRKERGAVMETA; encoded by the coding sequence ATGAGTATCTGGGGGAAAGTTCTGGGCGGAGCCGCGGGCTTCGCCATCGGCGGCCCGATCGGGGGTCTTCTCGGGGCGGTCGCCGGCCATGCGGTCGACCTGTACCGCGAGGACGAGGAGGGCGAGACCGATGCGACGCAGCAGATCGCCTTCACCATCGGCGTGATCGCGCTAGGCGCCAAGATGGCCAAGGTCGACGGCGTGGTGACCCGCCACGAGGTCAACGCCTTCAAGCAAGTGTTCAAGATCCCGCCCGACGAGATGAAGAACGTCGGGCGCATCTTCGATCTGGCGCGCCGCGACAGCCAGGGCTGGGAACCCTACGCCAATCAGATCGCCAAGCTGCTGGCCGACCGCCCGGCCGTGCTGGAGGACCTGCTGGACGGGCTGTTCCACATCGCGCGGGCCGACGGCGAACTGCGCGAGGCCGAGATCGGCTACCTGGAAGGCATCGCGAAGGTGTTCGGCTTCTCCGACCGGGACTTCCTGCGGATCCGGGCGAGCAACGGCTGCGCGCCCAAGGACGATCCCTATGCCGTGCTCGGCCTGACGCCCGACGCCTCCGACGAGGAGATCAAGGCCGCGCACCGCGGGCTCGTCCGCGACCATCATCCGGACCGGCTGATCGCCCAGGGGCTGCCGCAGGATTTCGTCGACATCGCCAACGACAAGCTGGCGGCGATCAACGCCGCCCACGACCGCATCCGCAAGGAGCGGGGCGCCGTGATGGAAACCGCGTGA